The Anastrepha ludens isolate Willacy chromosome 2, idAnaLude1.1, whole genome shotgun sequence genome contains a region encoding:
- the LOC128859834 gene encoding uncharacterized protein LOC128859834, whose amino-acid sequence MLHLLKEHRLTSTGTVRKNKPEIPSQMLQTRNREIPSTVFGFQKDISLLSHVPKKNKVVLLMSTLHHDDSVVADTNGTQKPEMIIFYNQTKGGVDVVDELCTNYDVSRNTKRWPMVIFYAVLNMAGINSIIVYKSNNSSNLSRRNFLRDLGIGLVSEHLQNRKENQHLPRELRKRILDQVDEPSHSQRPPNKVPKPIRRCQICPTKKDRKTKHTCYKCNRYLCMEHAVFTCQDCAQTEDDYENSE is encoded by the coding sequence ATGTTACACTTATTGAAAGAACATCGTTTGACAAGCACAGGCACTGTTCGAAAAAATAAGCCCGAGATTCCAAGTCAGATGCTCCAAACGCGTAACCGAGAGATCCCCAGCACAGTGTTTGGATTTCAAAAGGATATATCTTTATTGTCCCAtgtgccaaaaaaaaacaaggttgTTTTGTTGATGTCAACATTACATCACGATGATAGCGTTGTTGCTGATACTAATGGCACACAAAAACcagaaatgattattttttataatcagaCCAAGGGAGGCGTTGATGTTGTAGATGAGCTGTGCACCAACTACGATGTTTCGCGAAATACAAAGCGCTGGCCAATGGTGATTTTCTATGCAGTTTTGAACATGGCTGGTATAAATAGCATAATAGTTTACAAGTCCAATAATAGTAGCAATTTGTCACGCCGAAATTTTCTTAGAGACCTGGGTATTGGATTGGTTTCAGAACATTTACAAAACAGAAAGGAAAATCAGCATTTACCCCGAGAGCTTCGCAAACGAATTCTGGACCAAGTGGATGAACCCTCACACTCACAACGACCTCCAAATAAAGTTCCTAAGCCTATCAGGAGATGTCAAATATGCCCTACTAAAAAAGATCGCAAGACTAAACACACTTGTTATAAATGCAATCGCTATTTATGTATGGAACATGCTGTTTTCACGTGTCAAGATTGCGCTCAAACTGAAGATGATTACGAGAACTCTGAATAA
- the LOC128855257 gene encoding uncharacterized protein LOC128855257, with amino-acid sequence MHEALPKRFGKYAWDAVIAAISVPDIKLRFVKALLETAKTQTEEEVKKMFNTCVVKYGKVACAKTRILPQPPQKTLFDFGDESNDISIQCGSTDSENYLQETLLYLAEREETTSCLNKYQAINPASYNYVITQELIGKEK; translated from the exons atgcatgaagcttTGCCTAAAAGATTTGGAAAGTACGCTTGGGATGCTGTTATTGCCGCTATTTCTGTCCCTGACATTAAGTTGCGATTTGTGAAAGCTCTTTTAGAAACAGCTAAAACGCAAACAGAagaggaagttaaaaaaatgttcaacacttgtgtggtcaagtatggaaaagtagcctgtgccaaaactcgtattctacctcaaccacctcaaaaaacattgtttgacttcggggatgaaagtaatg atatTAGCATACAATGTGGTTCCACTGACTCGGAAAATTATCTTCAAGAAACGCTCTTATACCTGGCCGAACGAGAAGAAACCACAAGTTGCCTAAATAAATATCAGGCTATTAACCCGGCGAGC taCAATTATGTAATAACCCAAGAACTGATTGGGaaggaaaaataa